A stretch of DNA from Kangiella sediminilitoris:
GCCATGTTGGCCGGTGGCGCTGAAAAAGCGACGACTCCTACAGCTCTAGGTGGTTTCAGTTCTGCTAAAGCTCTATCGACTCGAAACGATAACCCGCATGCCGCTAGCCGTCCTTGGGATCAAGACCGTGATGGTTTTGTTATGGGAGATGGTGCTGGTGTGATGATGCTTGAAGAATACGAACACGCTAAAGCCCGTGGCGCAAAAATTTATGCTGAGCTAACAGGTTTTGGTATGAGTGCTGATGCTTATCATATGACAGCTCCTGCCCCAGGTGGCGAAGGTGCAGCTTCTGCTATGAAGAACGCGCTGCATGATGCAGAACTGTCAGCAGAGCAGATTCAGTACATTAACGCTCACGGAACTTCAACGCCTGCGGGTGATATCGCTGAAACCGATGCGGTTAAGACTATCTTTGGTGATCATGCGAAGAAAGTTATGGTCAGCTCAACAAAATCCATGACAGGTCACTTATTGGGTGCTGCTGGCGCAGTTGAGTCAATTTTCAGTGTATTGGCTCTGGTTGATCAGGTTGCACCACCAACAGTAAACCTGGATAACCCCGGCGAAGGTTGTGACTTGGATTATGTCCCGCATACCGCGCGTGAAACTGAGTTGAAGCATGTTTTGTGTAACTCATTTGGCTTTGGTGGCACTAACGGATCGCTGGTGTTTAGCAAAGTCTAGTTAAATCTTGCGAGACTGAATAAAGAAAGGCGGTTCTTACCGCCTTTTTATTTGCCCTAAATATTTGAACCGTAAGTCAAAAATGAGCTTCAGACTTGCAGGGTTGACTCTAACCCTGTAACTTATTTTCTTTTTGACTCAGTAAAATTAAGCGGTAATGAATTCAGCCAATTCCGATGCCAATACAATGGCAACCAATCTACTTAATGGAGCTCCGTCAGAGCATATCGCTATAGATGACAGAGGGTTGCTCTATGGCGATGGCTTTTTTACGACAATCCGTGTTAGAGAGAATCAGATTGAGCACTGGCCATTGCACGCAGAAAGAATTCAGTTAAGTGCCGAAAAGCTAAAATTTCCAGAACTCAATATACCTCGCATCGAAAAAGAGTTACGTTCATTCATCAATAATCAGTATGAGGATAGTGGGGTCGTTCGGCTGACGATTACCAGAGGTTGTGGCCCCAGAGGGTATAGGGCGCCAAGTGAACCAAAGTTCAGCATTATTGCCAGCTGGTCCTCGTTCGTTTCGTCTGGTGAGCTACAAAATGGCGTTGAGTTATCCATTTGTGAGACTCCATATAGCAAAAACTCGGCTCTCGCTGGCCTCAAGCATTTAAATAGACTGGAGCAGGTTTTGGCCCAGGAAGAAATCCCAGAGTCATGTTTTGATGGTATCATGCTGGCAGATGATTTAATTGTTGGCGGTAGCAAGACCAATATTTACTTTTATCGTGAGGGACTCTGGCTAACCCCAAGCATGGAGGTTGCAGGCGTAAACGGTACCGTAAGACGTTGGTTGCTTGCGAATAGAAGGGACGTTCAGGTAAGCGTCTTTGGACTGGAAATCCTGAGTTTGGCTTCACATTGCATGGTTACAAATGCTTTGCATGGAGTGGTCCCAGTGACTAAAATTGGGCAGCATAAATATGATGTTTGGCCGCAAACTGCTGAGCTGAACCGAGCTTACTGCCAAGACAGTATTTAATATTATAAATAACCGTAATTATTCAATGAAAAAATTCTTTATTGTTGTTCTCATACTTTTAATCGCTTTTTCTGGGGTCACTCTATACTTCTGGCAGGGCTTTAAATCCTTCGTTAAAGAACCTTTAGGTCTCCAGCAGGAACTGGTTGTCGCTAAAGGTGAAACAGCTACCGGGCTCGGACAGCAGTGGTATGACGAAGGTCGATTTGAAAACTTTTATTATTACCAGCTATTGATGCGTATGAAACCAGAGCTGCGCAATATCAAAGTTGGTAACTACCAGGTGACGCCAGAAATGACTGCCGTTGATGTGTTGCAGAAACTGGTTAAGGGCGACGTCATCACTTATCAGGTGACTTTGGTTGAGGGCGCCAATATCTATGAGGTGCTAACAGCGCTTGCCGATAATTCTGATTTAACGCATACGATTGATACAACAAACTATTCTGATACCTGGGAGCAGCTTGACTTTACCGGGAAAGATTATCCTGAGGGCCTGTTCTTCGCAGATACCTATCAGTTTACCAAAGGCGACTCCGATCTGGATATCTTAAGGCGTGCTCATAAACGCCTGAATCAGGTGTTAGAAGAGGAGTGGGCTAACAGAGCGAAAGACTTACCCTACGAGCAACCGTACGAAGCTTTGATTATGGCTTCAATCGTAGAAAAGGAAACGGCCGTACCAGCAGAGCGTTCTCAGATTTCAGGTGTGTTTATACGTCGTTTGGAACGAGGCATGTTGCTACAGACCGATCCGACGATCATTTATGGGCTGCTTCCAGACTTTGACGGTAATATCCGTCGCCGTGATATCCGTAATCCGCATCAGTGGAACACTTATGTCCATAAAGGCTTACCACCAACACCGATCGCTATCGTCGGCCGCGACGCGATTCATGCAGCGATGCAGCCAGAAGAAGGCGATACCCTGTATTTTGTGGCTAAAGGAGATGGTAGTCACCATTTCAGTAAAACTCTGTCTGAGCACAACAGAGCTGTTAGAAAGTATCAACTGAATCGTTAATATCCGATGAAAGGTAAAAGGGAAGAAAAAAAAGAGGCAGTCAGACAAAAAATCTTGGATGTCTCTCTGGAGCTATTTGAGTCTCATGGCTACGAAGCGGTCTCAGTTAATCAAATCGTCAAGGCTGCTGGTATTGCCAAAGGAACTTTTTTTAACTACTTCCCAAAGAAAGCTGATCTTATTGCTGACTGGTACAAGCAAAGAGCGACAGCTTCCCTGGATAAAGCCAGAGCCAGCAGACAGGATAGTTTCTCGGATGCACTTTTTGACCTCGCCCAGCAGTCCACAGCGATTATTGATGATTCAAATACCGTGTGGAGAGCTAAAATAATCCACGTTATTGATACTCCTAGTATCCAGCAGATTGAGCAGGCGTCTGATAACCAACTTCGTGTCTATGTGGCTGAACTTATATCAACCTATAACGTAGAGACTAAAGTCTCCCCGGAAGAGTTTGCTGAGTTGTTTGCTTCATTAATCACGGGGACGATTCGTGAATGGGTCAATAATGGTCAAAAAGAAGACTTGCCTGCTAAGCTGAAACATACCATTACACTTTTTCTTAAATGTGCCACATAAGACGCTTGTTTTCCTGTTATATCAGCCATAAAATGACCGCGGTCATTATTTGCGGTTAAGTTAAAAGTAGGTGATAAAGTGAAAGCACGAATAATTATGTTTCTTAGTATTGTTGTGGCGTTAACAGCTTGTATAAATAGCTCGCATAAAGTCAGCAGTACGAGCAACAATAAGAGACTAGCCATTTTTCAGGATGGGGTGGTCGTTAATCAGGCGCAGGGTATCTGGTTATCTGAAGAATATGGTTGGTTACTGAATATCGGTAATAATGGGATTGAACGCTGGCAGTATACGCAGGACTACTGCTATCCATCGCCACAGGACGCCGATACTTTTATGGGTAGTGTCGAATATCGCTTTATTACGCGGCTTTCACAGGATATAGCCAAATTTGAATATCTAAAAAGTGACGGCAATACGATTTATCAAAAACTTGATATGCTCCCGAAACACTGTGACATCAAGGCTGATTTCACGCAGACAGAATTACTACAGGTGTTTATATCAATATTCAAAAAGCATTATACTTTTTTCCAACAAAGAGGCGTTGATTTCCACAGCGCGGCTGACTTAGCTCAACAAAACATTAATGATGAAAGCTCCGACAGTGAGCTGTATCAGGCTATGACAGATCTGATCAAACCATTGAACGACTCTCATACCAAACTGTTAGCAACTATCAACGGAAACAAGCATCGCTACCAAAATGGTCTTGGACAGACATTGCCGTTCATTCGAGACACCATTGGAGAGACTCCATGGCTAATTGGGTTAATAGAGCAAACTGTAGACCTGTTAGACGACGGAGCAGAGCATACCGCTAATGATAGGGTACTTTGGGGTACCTTGAATAATGGAAAGGTCGGCTACATCAAAATTTTTACCATGGGCGGCTTTACCACGGAGTTCCAGCCGGGGACTCAGCAATGGGCTGAAGCGGAACTTGAATATATGGACCAGCTGTTTGGTCGTATAATGCTGAAATTTCAGACTGTCGACAGCGTTATTATTGATTTAAGTAATAACCGAGGTGGGTACGATGCTATTGCACGAAAACTTTCCAGCTATTTTACTGACAAGGCTTTTTTAGCATACTCAGTATCAACCTCCTGGGAAGAACTAAGCCCCTATGAATATTGGGTTAGTCCTGCTGATGGGCCACGCTATACAGGCCCAGTTAGCGTCCTCACCAGCGACGTGACAGTTTCTGGAGGTGAAATCGCGACAATGACTTTAAGGCAGTTACCGAACGTAAAACATATGGGTCAAACCACCCGAGGCGCATTTTCTACGCCATTAGCCAAACCATTGCCTAATGACTGGTATCTTGAACTTTCCAATGAAATTTTCAAAGCGCCGAATGGTGTAAGTTATGAGGGGAAAGGGATCGAACCAAGTGAGATGTTTGATGTTTTCAATCCGGCTAATCCTGTAAAATCGCACGCACAGGCAGTTAAGAAAGCGATAAGACTTTCGCCATAAATTCAAGTATCATGACGCAAAACAAAATATAAATAGTGATTAAAGATTTTGGATAAACGTGGTCAATTTATCACAGTAGAGGGCACCGAAGGTGTGGGTAAATCCACCAATATGGCCTTTGTTAAACAGTGGCTTGAAGCCAAGGGGCATAAAGTTATCCATACTCGTGAGCCTGGTGGTACGCCATTCGCCGAAGAGATTCGAGAGTTGTTACTGAGCAACAGAGAAGAGACTGTCGATAGCCATACAGAGTTATTGCTGATGTTTGCTGCCCGATGTCAGCATGTTTATCAGAAGATTAAACCGGCTCTGGAGCAGGGCGTCTGGGTTCTTTGTGATCGATTTACTGATGCCAGCTATGCGTATCAGGGTGCTGGCCGTGGACTCGGCTTTGATAAACTAAAAGAGCTCGAAGACTGGTGCCTGAAAGGGTTTAAACCTGATCTGACGCTTTTATTGGATCTGACGACGGAAGTAGGTCTGGAACGTGCCAAAAAGCGCGGCCCGGTGGATCGGTTTGAGCAGGAAAAGGTCGACTTTTTTAATAAGGTCCGAGAAGGCTATCTTAAGATCGCACAGGCAGAACCGGATAGGATGAAGGTCATCGATGCCAGTGGCTCGGTAGAAGTAGTGCAAAAACATATTGAACAGTCATTAATCTCGTTTTATCAAAAGGTTCAATCAGCATGAGTTTGTTTGAAGAATCACCGCTCACTCCCTGGCAGCAAGAACCGTTTCACCATTTGTCACGACAGCTGGAACAGGGGCATCTGCCTCACTCCATCCTGGTGCTCGGTGAAGAGGGCGTCGGACGGGAAGACTTTTGTCAGTTCATAGCTCAGTGGATGCTTTGTAATGCGGCTGATAAAACACAGGGTTATTGTGGTCAATGCAAAGGCTGTCAGCTGTTTGAAGCGGGTAGCCATCCAGACTATCATTTGCTGGAGATCGAAGAAGGCAAGACCCAGATCGCCATCAGTCAGGTTCGCGAGCTGATTCAGCACATGCAGGAGTCATCGCATCAGGCGGGCTGGAAATTGGCGAACATTACCAATATCCATGCCCTCAACGAGAGCTCCTTTAATGCCTTGCTGAAAACGCTGGAAGAGCCTCAGAGTAATACGCTTCTACTGCTCCAGGCGGATCAGTTACAGGGCGTACCGGCGACCATTAAAAGCCGTGCCCAGATATTGAAAGTCGGGGTTGCTGACGTCAGTATGACCCGAGAATGGCTAAAGCAGCGCCATGACTTCTTTTCGCAGGAGATGGAGACCGCCATACAGCTATTCCCAACAGCACCTTACAAAGTGGAAGCTTTTGTGGAAAATGGCGAAGCCTTCAAAAGTGGTGAGTTTATTTTCGACTATGCTGAAGTCATTACCGCTAAGCAAACGCCGATGGAAATTGCCGATCGTTGGAAAGATGAGCTGGAGAACTGCATTTTCTGGTGTCAGCTGATGTTTCATGATGTCCTGCTATTGCAGCAGTCGGCGACCAAAGACGATATCCAGCTAAAGCAACAATACGAAGCCATAGAGATGATTGCTTCTACTGTCAGCGCCAAGGGTGTGATGCTACTATTGAATAAAATAATTGAGATCCAACGGTTGATTAAGCTGAAAAGTCCAGCTAATCTAATGGCTTCTTGGCAAAGTTTTTTAATATACAGCGCTCAAATTGCTATAAAATACAAAAAATTAGAGAGCTAACCTAAAGTTTTACTTATTATCGAAGGAACCATCAATGCGAATTGAACGAACCGGCCCTGGCATACTGACAATCCATGTTGAGGATAAAGACGATCTATATTCGGCTTATATGCCTTTTGTGGTTAACGGTGGTCTCTTTATACAAACGAATAAACAGTATGACTTAGGGGATGAGGTTTTCATGCTATTAGCTCTGGTAGATGAGCCAGAAAAGCTTCCTATTGCGGGCAAAGTAGTTTGGGTAACCCCTATCGGTGCCCAGGGTAACCGTCGTGCTGGTATCGGAATTCAGTTCAGTGATCAGGACAAAGGTAAGGCGCGCCATAAAATAGAGACGATTCTTGCCGGACGTCTTGAGTCGGATAAGCCGACACACACCATGTAAAATAAGCCTTTTCGTATAATTTTCTACCGAGTCGTGTTAATCTACGACTCGCTTTCCATTCAGTAATATTACCTATTTGTTATGTTGATTGATTCGCACTGTCACCTGGACCGTCTTGATTTAGAACCGTTCGATGGAAAACTCGAAGGGGCACTGGATAACGCCCGAGAAAACGGCGTAAAACACATGCTCTGTGTATGCATTACACTGGATAAGTTTAATGACGTTCTTACCATCGCCCAGCAGCATGACGACATATCCTGTTCCGTTGGCGTGCACCCGCTTTACGATGGCGTAAAAGACACCGATATCGACGCATTAATCGAAAACTCCAAGCACTCGGAAGTGGTCGCCATTGGCGAAACCGGGCTGGATTATTTCTATCATAAAGATCCTGAAAACCATAAATTACAGCAGGATAGCTTCCGCAAGCATATCCGCGCTGCTAACGAAGTGGGTTTACCGATAATCGTCCACACGCGTGACGCACGCGAAGATACCTTAAATATTCTTAAAGAAGAAAACGCACAAAAGTGCGGCGGCGTACTGCACTGCTTTACGGAAAGTCTTGAGATGGCAGAAGAAGCAATGGAACTTGGCTTTTATGTATCTTTTTCTGGAATCGTCACGTTCAAGAATGCAGAAGAGTTACGCGAAACCTGCCGTAAAATACCGTTAGACAGACTGCTTATCGAAACGGATTCCCCATACCTTGCCCCAGTACCTCACCGAGGTAAATCCAACCAGCCAGCCTTTGTCAAAAATGTCGGACAGTTTGTCGCAGACCTGCATGGTCTCAGCTACGACGAGCTTTGCCAGATAACTGCGAAAAACTATCAGGACTTATTTTCGAAGTCTAAGATTTAAAGGTGGTTCGGATTTTTTATAAGTAAGATCTAAAGCCGCCAATGAAGGCTTGGGTTATATCTAGGTAAAAAGGTCAGGTGCTCCTAGGGGTTTTCCCCCGTTTCAATTTATACCAATTCTTTTCATAGTGAGGTTGTTAAATAAATAACGACAGGGTCAGACTATGAAAACTCAATATAAATTACTTTCTGCTTGTGTACTTACGGCTTTAGCGGGTGGGGCGCAGGCTGATGCAATAATCGGTCCAGAGCTGGAAGCAATGTTACCAACATTGCTGGATAGCCAAAAGGTTATTGTTACTACTCACAACAAAGAAGATTTGAACTCCGTTATGTTGCAGGTGGCGAGTCCTTATATCGCCATGAAAGAACTGCCGATGGCTGGTACTACGCTGAATAAACTTCAGATCGAAAGTCTTGCCAAAGATTCTCGAGTGAAAAGTATCTATTACGATAAGCCGCTTAAATACTATAACTACACTTCAGGTGAAATCACCGGCGGTCACTATGTTCATGATGTAGAAGGAGTGACAGGACAGGGGGTTACTGTTGCTGTGCTGGATTCTGGTGTGGATGGTTCTCACCCTGATCTGGAGTTTGGTTCTAAGACTATCGAGAACGTCAAAATTCTTGGTGATTTAGACCTGGCTACTGGCAGCAACTATTATCTCGAAGGCGTGATTAATACTGATACCAGCTCAGGTCACGGCTCTCACGTAGCAGGTACTGTTGCAGGTACTGGCGTGATGTCTGCTGATGATTCTCGTCGTGCTAACTATCATGATGGTATTGCTCCAGACGCGAAGCTTGTTGGTTTAGGTGCAGGTGAAGCGATTTCAATTTTATTCGCTATTGGTGGCTTCGATTACGCTATCGGTAATAGAGACCGTTTGGGTATCGACATTATTACTAACAGCTGGGGCGCTTCTGGTGGTGGTGCATTCGATCCAAACAACCCAATCAACCAGGCATCTTATGACGCCTATCAGAAAGGCATGATTGTGACGTTTGCTGCGGGTAATGATGGTCCATCTGACGACACTATTAACCCATATGCAATCGCTCCCTGGGTAATCAATGTTGGTGCTGGTAACCCTGAAAAAGGGTTAACTGACTTTTCAAGCCGCGGCGTTGAAGGCGATACCTTCAAGTTCGTTGACATCGTAGCTCCGGGTGATGGCATTGTTTCAACACGTGCGTTGAATACTCCTCTTCCTGCACTGGGTCCAATTATTGATGAAGAAAACCCTGACTACTACGTTTACTACGCCAGCATGAGCGGTACTTCGATGGCGACGCCATTCGTTGCCGGTGTGGCTTCGCTGTTGCTGGAAGTTAACCCAAACCTTTCACCAGACCAGGTTGAAGACATTATCCGAGACAGTGCTGATGAAATGCCGGGCTATAAATTCCACGAAGTCGGCGGGGGTTACATCAACGTTAAAACCGCTGTTGAGATGGCTCGAAACACCGTAGGTGCTCGCTCTGAATTTATGAGTGGTCAAACGGAATGGTCTAGTCAGGGCTTCTGGAATGATGCTAACCAGTCTGACGCTAAGATTGATTACATTGGTAAATGGCAAACCAGAACTTCTGATGTAGGCGTAGAAGGTGATTTCATCAAAGCCCGTAAATCAGGCTCTACAGCAACCTTCGATATTATCGGCGAAAACTTGCAGTTACTTTATGTCGCCAATAATCGCGGTGGTCGAGCTGAATTGTTCGTCGATGGTGAGAACAAGGGTGTTGTTGACTTTTACTCTACGAGTGAAGAAGCGCGTGCTTTCGCCGTAAGAGGTCTTGAAGCCAATGCGGTACACACGGTACAGCTAAAACATCTAGAAGGTGAAATTAATCTTGACGCAGTCAAGGTTGATGGCCAGCTGATCGATAATGGCTTGAGCATCACCACTGAAAACTTCATGTTCGAGGGCACCATGGGGCCATCAGCAGAGAACCTGGAGTTCCAGGACTTCCCAATCTCAGTAAGTGCCGACGCAGTACTGATCGAGGCGAGCCTGACCTGGGAAGGTGTGGCTGACCTTGACTTCGAACTATTGAACTCTGCGGGAGAGCAGGTAGCCAGCAGCGCAAGCCTGAGTAATCCGGAGGTTCTTTCTTACGCGCCAGAACAGGCAGGCGATTATGTATTGCGTGTGAATGGATACGCAAGTGTTGTGACTAACTTCCAAATCGATGCGACTGTATCCAGCTTGGTTGAATAGCATATAGCACGACAATACCGGCCCCTAAAAATGGGGCCAACCTATTCAAAACTCAAAGAGCTAGGGGATTTCCCTTAGCTTTTTTGAGTGTTTGCCCCGGTAGTAATCAAGTCATAAATGACTTGGAATGAAAGGGCACATGAAAATGATTGAATTTCGGAGACAGGTAATGAATATGAAACTAAAGAAGCTAGCCCTTTCAGCGGCACTTGCTGGTTTTAGTTTAAATGCTGCGGCAGAAGCTGTAATCGGCTCTGAGCTGGAGCAGCAACTAAATACCATGAGTCTGACTGATAGCACCATGGCTGTGGTGACTTACGATCAGTTGGACGCAGTTAATACTGAACAACTTCAAAGCTTATTGAACCTTGGCATTAGCCAAGGTGTTCAATTCAAGTCTTTGCCTATTGTGGGCGTTGTTGCTTCACCAGCCCAAATCGAGCAAATCAGTCAGATGGATGGCGTACGCTCCGTATTTGCTAACCGAGAACTGGAATATTACAACGCTGAAGCTCGCGAGCTTACAGGCGCTGAAAAGCTTCAGACAACCGAGTTTAGACAACGTAACGGCATGACTTTTACTGGTAACGGCGTAACGGTCATGGTCAATGATTCCGGTATTGATGCTACGCACGCCGATCTTGAATACGGCACAAAAGTTGTGGAAAACGTACAGGCTTTAACTCACGCACAAGCTTTATCGGTTACAGGATTTAGCGGTGCCTGGATTGAAGGTCAGTTAAATACCGATTTAAACGTCGGTCATGGTACTCACTGTGCCGGTACGGTTGCAGGCTGGGGTACTAACTCTGATGGTAAATACAAAGGTGCGGCTCCTGGTGCTGAACTGGTTGGTTATGGTTCGGGCGCAGGTCTTTCTATTCTGGATGCACTGGGCGGTTACGATTACGCCCTGACTCATTTGTTTGAGTTCAATTCTCCTATTCGAGTGATGAGTAACTCATGGGGTTCAAGTGGTAAATATGAACCAAACGGCCCTATCTCCGTAGCGTCTTACAAAGCTTATAAACTGGGTCTTATTTCTGTATTTGCAGCAGGTAACTCTGGACCGGGCGAAGACACTCACAATCCATACGCGCAAATCCCTTGGGGCTTGTCGGTGGGAGCTGGTACAAAGCAGGGCACATTAATCGACTTTTCTTCGCGTGGTAAACGTGATGAAACGGGTGACTTCACTATGCCGGACGGCACTCAGTGGACTTACAGCAATGAAGTATCTATCGTCGCGCCTG
This window harbors:
- the fabF gene encoding beta-ketoacyl-ACP synthase II, translating into MSKRRVVVTGLGMLSPLGNNIKDSWEGILAGRSGAGPIEDFDVSDFNTKFACMVKDFDSEPAVSKRDARRMDKFIQYGIVAGAQAWEDSGLTVTSENAHRIGACVGAGIGGLETIEKNTLLWEKSGPRKISPFFVPGSIINMISGHLSINYGLKGPNIAIVTACTTGVHTIGHAARMIAYGDADAMLAGGAEKATTPTALGGFSSAKALSTRNDNPHAASRPWDQDRDGFVMGDGAGVMMLEEYEHAKARGAKIYAELTGFGMSADAYHMTAPAPGGEGAASAMKNALHDAELSAEQIQYINAHGTSTPAGDIAETDAVKTIFGDHAKKVMVSSTKSMTGHLLGAAGAVESIFSVLALVDQVAPPTVNLDNPGEGCDLDYVPHTARETELKHVLCNSFGFGGTNGSLVFSKV
- the pabC gene encoding aminodeoxychorismate lyase: MNSANSDANTMATNLLNGAPSEHIAIDDRGLLYGDGFFTTIRVRENQIEHWPLHAERIQLSAEKLKFPELNIPRIEKELRSFINNQYEDSGVVRLTITRGCGPRGYRAPSEPKFSIIASWSSFVSSGELQNGVELSICETPYSKNSALAGLKHLNRLEQVLAQEEIPESCFDGIMLADDLIVGGSKTNIYFYREGLWLTPSMEVAGVNGTVRRWLLANRRDVQVSVFGLEILSLASHCMVTNALHGVVPVTKIGQHKYDVWPQTAELNRAYCQDSI
- the mltG gene encoding endolytic transglycosylase MltG — protein: MKKFFIVVLILLIAFSGVTLYFWQGFKSFVKEPLGLQQELVVAKGETATGLGQQWYDEGRFENFYYYQLLMRMKPELRNIKVGNYQVTPEMTAVDVLQKLVKGDVITYQVTLVEGANIYEVLTALADNSDLTHTIDTTNYSDTWEQLDFTGKDYPEGLFFADTYQFTKGDSDLDILRRAHKRLNQVLEEEWANRAKDLPYEQPYEALIMASIVEKETAVPAERSQISGVFIRRLERGMLLQTDPTIIYGLLPDFDGNIRRRDIRNPHQWNTYVHKGLPPTPIAIVGRDAIHAAMQPEEGDTLYFVAKGDGSHHFSKTLSEHNRAVRKYQLNR
- a CDS encoding TetR/AcrR family transcriptional regulator translates to MKGKREEKKEAVRQKILDVSLELFESHGYEAVSVNQIVKAAGIAKGTFFNYFPKKADLIADWYKQRATASLDKARASRQDSFSDALFDLAQQSTAIIDDSNTVWRAKIIHVIDTPSIQQIEQASDNQLRVYVAELISTYNVETKVSPEEFAELFASLITGTIREWVNNGQKEDLPAKLKHTITLFLKCAT
- a CDS encoding S41 family peptidase, with the translated sequence MKARIIMFLSIVVALTACINSSHKVSSTSNNKRLAIFQDGVVVNQAQGIWLSEEYGWLLNIGNNGIERWQYTQDYCYPSPQDADTFMGSVEYRFITRLSQDIAKFEYLKSDGNTIYQKLDMLPKHCDIKADFTQTELLQVFISIFKKHYTFFQQRGVDFHSAADLAQQNINDESSDSELYQAMTDLIKPLNDSHTKLLATINGNKHRYQNGLGQTLPFIRDTIGETPWLIGLIEQTVDLLDDGAEHTANDRVLWGTLNNGKVGYIKIFTMGGFTTEFQPGTQQWAEAELEYMDQLFGRIMLKFQTVDSVIIDLSNNRGGYDAIARKLSSYFTDKAFLAYSVSTSWEELSPYEYWVSPADGPRYTGPVSVLTSDVTVSGGEIATMTLRQLPNVKHMGQTTRGAFSTPLAKPLPNDWYLELSNEIFKAPNGVSYEGKGIEPSEMFDVFNPANPVKSHAQAVKKAIRLSP
- the tmk gene encoding dTMP kinase; protein product: MLDKRGQFITVEGTEGVGKSTNMAFVKQWLEAKGHKVIHTREPGGTPFAEEIRELLLSNREETVDSHTELLLMFAARCQHVYQKIKPALEQGVWVLCDRFTDASYAYQGAGRGLGFDKLKELEDWCLKGFKPDLTLLLDLTTEVGLERAKKRGPVDRFEQEKVDFFNKVREGYLKIAQAEPDRMKVIDASGSVEVVQKHIEQSLISFYQKVQSA
- a CDS encoding DNA polymerase III subunit delta' C-terminal domain-containing protein; the encoded protein is MSLFEESPLTPWQQEPFHHLSRQLEQGHLPHSILVLGEEGVGREDFCQFIAQWMLCNAADKTQGYCGQCKGCQLFEAGSHPDYHLLEIEEGKTQIAISQVRELIQHMQESSHQAGWKLANITNIHALNESSFNALLKTLEEPQSNTLLLLQADQLQGVPATIKSRAQILKVGVADVSMTREWLKQRHDFFSQEMETAIQLFPTAPYKVEAFVENGEAFKSGEFIFDYAEVITAKQTPMEIADRWKDELENCIFWCQLMFHDVLLLQQSATKDDIQLKQQYEAIEMIASTVSAKGVMLLLNKIIEIQRLIKLKSPANLMASWQSFLIYSAQIAIKYKKLES
- a CDS encoding PilZ domain-containing protein — its product is MRIERTGPGILTIHVEDKDDLYSAYMPFVVNGGLFIQTNKQYDLGDEVFMLLALVDEPEKLPIAGKVVWVTPIGAQGNRRAGIGIQFSDQDKGKARHKIETILAGRLESDKPTHTM
- a CDS encoding TatD family hydrolase is translated as MLIDSHCHLDRLDLEPFDGKLEGALDNARENGVKHMLCVCITLDKFNDVLTIAQQHDDISCSVGVHPLYDGVKDTDIDALIENSKHSEVVAIGETGLDYFYHKDPENHKLQQDSFRKHIRAANEVGLPIIVHTRDAREDTLNILKEENAQKCGGVLHCFTESLEMAEEAMELGFYVSFSGIVTFKNAEELRETCRKIPLDRLLIETDSPYLAPVPHRGKSNQPAFVKNVGQFVADLHGLSYDELCQITAKNYQDLFSKSKI
- a CDS encoding S8 family serine peptidase, whose translation is MKTQYKLLSACVLTALAGGAQADAIIGPELEAMLPTLLDSQKVIVTTHNKEDLNSVMLQVASPYIAMKELPMAGTTLNKLQIESLAKDSRVKSIYYDKPLKYYNYTSGEITGGHYVHDVEGVTGQGVTVAVLDSGVDGSHPDLEFGSKTIENVKILGDLDLATGSNYYLEGVINTDTSSGHGSHVAGTVAGTGVMSADDSRRANYHDGIAPDAKLVGLGAGEAISILFAIGGFDYAIGNRDRLGIDIITNSWGASGGGAFDPNNPINQASYDAYQKGMIVTFAAGNDGPSDDTINPYAIAPWVINVGAGNPEKGLTDFSSRGVEGDTFKFVDIVAPGDGIVSTRALNTPLPALGPIIDEENPDYYVYYASMSGTSMATPFVAGVASLLLEVNPNLSPDQVEDIIRDSADEMPGYKFHEVGGGYINVKTAVEMARNTVGARSEFMSGQTEWSSQGFWNDANQSDAKIDYIGKWQTRTSDVGVEGDFIKARKSGSTATFDIIGENLQLLYVANNRGGRAELFVDGENKGVVDFYSTSEEARAFAVRGLEANAVHTVQLKHLEGEINLDAVKVDGQLIDNGLSITTENFMFEGTMGPSAENLEFQDFPISVSADAVLIEASLTWEGVADLDFELLNSAGEQVASSASLSNPEVLSYAPEQAGDYVLRVNGYASVVTNFQIDATVSSLVE